Proteins found in one Pontibacter sp. SGAir0037 genomic segment:
- the gmk gene encoding guanylate kinase, translating to MQQGKIIIFSAPSGAGKTTIVKHLLSINPQLNFSISACTRDKRGRTEENGKDYYFITPEEFKKKISNDEFVEWEEVYEGAFYGTLKSEIQRIWDSGKHVILDVDVKGGLSIKNFYKNQALAVFVKPPSIEELASRLTARNTDSASSISSRVFKAKFELSFEDQFDKVIVNDNLEKAFAEAEKLVNDFIGTKQPANV from the coding sequence ATGCAACAAGGCAAGATTATCATTTTTTCAGCTCCATCCGGAGCCGGTAAAACTACCATTGTAAAGCACCTGTTATCGATTAACCCGCAGTTAAATTTCTCAATATCGGCCTGCACGCGCGACAAGCGTGGGCGAACCGAAGAAAATGGCAAAGATTATTATTTTATTACGCCAGAGGAGTTTAAAAAGAAAATATCAAACGATGAGTTTGTAGAGTGGGAAGAAGTTTACGAAGGAGCGTTCTACGGAACGCTTAAGTCAGAAATACAACGCATCTGGGACAGCGGAAAGCATGTGATCCTGGATGTGGATGTTAAAGGAGGATTAAGTATAAAGAACTTTTACAAAAATCAGGCTTTAGCGGTGTTTGTGAAACCGCCCTCTATAGAAGAACTTGCCAGCCGCCTCACAGCCCGCAATACCGATTCCGCGTCCAGCATTTCGAGCAGGGTGTTTAAAGCTAAATTTGAGCTGAGCTTCGAAGACCAGTTTGACAAGGTTATCGTGAACGACAATCTTGAAAAAGCCTTTGCTGAAGCCGAAAAGCTGGTAAACGATTTTATCGGAACCAAGCAACCTGCTAACGTATGA
- the pyrH gene encoding UMP kinase gives MKYKRILLKLSGEALMGEQQYGIDSNRLMQYAQEIKEVSALGVEVAVVIGGGNIFRGVQAEKVGLDRVQGDYMGMLATVINSMALQSALEKTGVFTRLLSGINIQQVCEPYIRRRAVRHLEKGRVVIFGAGTGNPYFTTDSAASLRAIEIEADVVLKGTRVDGIYSADPEKNPDAIFYQNISFKDVFEKGLNVMDMTAFTLCKENNLPIIVFDMNTSGNLKRLIQGEQVGTLVSMDEIAQSL, from the coding sequence GTGAAGTATAAAAGAATATTGCTGAAGTTAAGCGGCGAGGCGCTGATGGGTGAGCAGCAGTACGGCATAGACTCTAACAGGCTGATGCAGTACGCGCAGGAGATTAAAGAAGTATCCGCACTGGGTGTTGAAGTAGCTGTAGTAATTGGCGGCGGTAACATCTTTAGAGGCGTGCAGGCTGAAAAAGTTGGCCTGGACCGTGTACAGGGCGACTATATGGGTATGTTAGCTACTGTTATAAACAGCATGGCGCTTCAGAGTGCTTTAGAGAAAACAGGTGTATTTACCCGTTTATTGTCAGGCATTAATATTCAGCAAGTTTGTGAGCCATATATCAGACGCCGTGCTGTAAGGCACCTGGAGAAAGGGCGTGTTGTAATTTTTGGTGCCGGAACCGGAAACCCTTACTTTACAACCGATTCGGCTGCCAGCTTAAGGGCTATCGAAATCGAAGCTGATGTGGTATTAAAAGGCACCAGAGTAGATGGTATTTACTCAGCTGACCCAGAAAAGAACCCAGACGCAATCTTCTACCAAAACATTTCCTTCAAGGATGTATTTGAAAAAGGCCTGAATGTAATGGACATGACAGCCTTTACACTTTGCAAGGAAAACAACCTTCCTATTATTGTGTTTGATATGAACACTTCTGGCAACTTAAAACGCCTGATACAAGGAGAGCAAGTTGGTACTCTTGTATCTATGGATGAGATTGCCCAGTCGCTGTAA
- a CDS encoding tail fiber domain-containing protein: MSRLKILTTVIVFFCVSHLGFGQYVQEYEMKKNITPLENSLAYIQQLEPLKFEYKTDEYAKLKLPKGQTYGFLTENVQEILPDLVSTETRSYFVGKNNLKRATVKYTDLESLVPILVGAIQEQQQQIDELKRKLEALQAE, translated from the coding sequence ATGAGCAGATTAAAAATTTTAACAACAGTAATTGTCTTTTTTTGTGTAAGCCATTTAGGTTTCGGGCAGTACGTGCAGGAGTATGAAATGAAGAAAAATATAACGCCACTCGAAAACTCATTAGCTTATATACAGCAACTGGAGCCACTGAAGTTTGAGTACAAAACTGACGAGTACGCCAAATTAAAGTTACCAAAGGGGCAGACCTATGGTTTCCTGACTGAAAATGTACAGGAGATCCTGCCTGATTTAGTAAGTACAGAAACACGGTCTTACTTCGTTGGGAAGAACAATTTAAAACGAGCTACGGTAAAATATACTGATCTGGAAAGCCTGGTGCCGATACTGGTAGGAGCCATACAGGAGCAACAGCAGCAAATTGATGAATTAAAGCGGAAACTCGAGGCCTTACAGGCAGAATAA
- a CDS encoding sigma-70 family RNA polymerase sigma factor: MSEQSGKQMSKEEKDARFEAELLPVLDPLYNFAYRLTLDEDDANDLVQETYLKAYRFFDYFEQGTNAKAWLFRILKNSFINEFRKKSKQPAKVDYSEVEGYYNSDDVEGEAGVATTTDMRTESVQDLIGDEVASALNALPVDFRTVIILCDLEGFTYEEMAKILDIPIGTVRSRLHRARNSLKEKLEKYAKTMGYNS; encoded by the coding sequence ATGAGCGAACAATCAGGTAAACAGATGAGTAAGGAGGAAAAGGACGCCAGGTTCGAGGCAGAACTATTGCCGGTTCTGGATCCTCTGTACAATTTTGCCTATAGGCTCACCTTAGATGAAGACGACGCAAATGACCTGGTTCAGGAAACTTACCTGAAAGCTTACCGCTTCTTCGATTATTTCGAACAAGGAACTAATGCAAAAGCATGGCTGTTCCGAATCCTGAAGAACTCGTTCATTAACGAATTTCGCAAGAAGAGTAAGCAGCCCGCTAAGGTAGACTATAGCGAAGTTGAGGGGTATTACAACTCCGATGATGTTGAAGGTGAAGCTGGCGTAGCCACAACAACCGACATGCGTACGGAGAGTGTACAAGACCTGATCGGGGATGAAGTGGCAAGTGCTCTTAATGCTTTGCCCGTTGACTTCAGAACTGTTATCATTCTATGTGATCTGGAAGGCTTTACGTATGAAGAGATGGCCAAAATACTGGACATTCCGATTGGTACGGTTCGCTCCAGACTCCATCGTGCGAGAAATTCTTTAAAGGAGAAGTTGGAAAAATATGCTAAAACCATGGGATATAATAGTTAA
- the nadD gene encoding nicotinate (nicotinamide) nucleotide adenylyltransferase: protein MKVGLLFGSFNPIHIGHLIVANFMATNTELDTVWLVVSPQNPFKPSNTLLHEFDRLQMVTLAIADNPNLGVSNIEFSMPKPSYTIDTLTYLQEKYPSYSFVLIMGEDNLPLFPKWKNYERILEYHQVYVYPRSGSITTELPEMPNIKFIKAPVLDISATFIRSCIKEEKSIKYMVPDEVASYIKTHKLYI from the coding sequence ATGAAGGTAGGGCTGCTGTTTGGCTCTTTTAATCCTATTCATATCGGGCATCTGATAGTAGCTAATTTTATGGCTACTAACACTGAGCTAGATACTGTGTGGCTGGTGGTATCACCCCAAAACCCGTTTAAGCCCAGCAATACACTGTTGCATGAGTTCGACCGGCTGCAGATGGTTACGCTTGCCATTGCCGATAACCCTAACCTGGGCGTATCGAATATTGAGTTCAGCATGCCGAAGCCAAGTTATACAATAGATACGCTTACTTACCTGCAGGAAAAGTATCCGAGCTACAGCTTTGTGCTGATTATGGGGGAAGATAACCTGCCATTGTTTCCAAAGTGGAAGAATTACGAGCGCATACTGGAGTACCATCAGGTATATGTGTATCCTCGTTCAGGATCGATAACAACTGAACTGCCAGAGATGCCGAACATCAAGTTTATAAAAGCTCCTGTTTTAGATATTTCGGCAACGTTTATCAGAAGCTGTATCAAAGAGGAAAAGTCTATCAAGTACATGGTGCCGGATGAGGTGGCATCTTATATCAAAACCCATAAACTATACATCTGA
- a CDS encoding biotin/lipoyl-containing protein has translation MLQIKTANGKTRQVDIQKDTILLDGNPFNWDLSPIGPKTFHIIKDDKSYTAELVQADYQTKSFTFKINGALQTVMVKDRFDLLLDQLGMSDANTQKVNDVKAPMPGLILDIKVQPGQEVKKGDPIMILEAMKMENILKAPGDGVVKEVKVAVKQNVEKNQVLILF, from the coding sequence ATGCTCCAGATAAAAACTGCTAACGGCAAAACCAGGCAGGTTGATATTCAGAAAGACACTATTCTTCTTGACGGAAATCCTTTTAACTGGGATTTATCTCCTATCGGTCCCAAAACTTTCCATATTATCAAGGACGACAAGTCCTATACGGCAGAGCTCGTGCAGGCAGATTATCAAACCAAAAGTTTTACCTTTAAAATTAACGGCGCATTACAAACCGTAATGGTAAAAGATCGTTTTGACCTACTGCTGGACCAGTTAGGAATGAGCGATGCCAACACGCAAAAGGTAAACGATGTGAAGGCTCCTATGCCTGGTTTGATTCTGGATATTAAGGTGCAGCCAGGGCAGGAAGTAAAAAAAGGCGATCCCATTATGATTCTGGAAGCAATGAAAATGGAGAATATCCTGAAAGCTCCTGGAGATGGCGTAGTGAAGGAAGTGAAGGTGGCTGTAAAACAGAACGTAGAAAAGAACCAGGTGTTAATCCTGTTCTAA
- a CDS encoding anti-sigma factor, with product MESKFTEAYQKTTDDCQETDCDKVIELLNTVIDGEATADEQLFFNSHIDNCVSCFESHQKQQLLKSLVSGHLKRVLVPEALVLSIKAKIQQTV from the coding sequence ATGGAATCGAAATTTACGGAAGCCTACCAAAAAACGACTGATGACTGTCAGGAGACTGATTGTGATAAGGTCATTGAATTACTAAACACCGTTATTGATGGTGAAGCCACTGCCGATGAGCAGCTTTTTTTTAACAGTCACATCGATAATTGTGTGTCTTGTTTCGAAAGCCATCAGAAGCAGCAACTGCTAAAAAGCCTCGTAAGTGGGCACCTAAAACGTGTATTAGTTCCAGAAGCGCTGGTTCTTTCAATAAAAGCCAAAATCCAGCAAACCGTATAA
- the frr gene encoding ribosome recycling factor — protein sequence MTEEIQFYLSEAEESMQKAVQHTNAELLKIRAGKASPAMVDSLRVDYYGSPTPIAQVANVTAPDARTLLIKPWEKNMLAEIGKAIKNSDLNLNPQHEADAIRLNIPALTEDRRRELVKQVKGETEAGKVSIRNIRKDVNDALRKLQKEGTSEDAVRDAEAKVQKLTDAYIVKIDELLSKKEAEIMTI from the coding sequence ATGACGGAAGAAATTCAGTTTTACCTCAGCGAAGCAGAGGAGTCTATGCAAAAAGCAGTGCAACATACAAATGCAGAGCTTCTTAAAATCCGCGCAGGAAAAGCGTCACCAGCCATGGTAGATAGCCTTCGGGTAGACTATTATGGTTCTCCTACTCCAATTGCACAGGTAGCAAACGTAACTGCTCCGGATGCCCGCACTCTTTTGATCAAGCCTTGGGAAAAAAATATGCTGGCCGAAATCGGCAAAGCTATTAAAAACAGCGATCTTAATCTGAACCCACAGCACGAGGCTGATGCCATACGCTTAAATATACCTGCCCTGACCGAAGACCGCCGCCGTGAGCTGGTAAAGCAGGTAAAAGGCGAAACTGAAGCAGGTAAGGTAAGTATCCGCAACATCCGCAAAGATGTGAATGATGCACTCAGAAAACTTCAGAAAGAAGGAACATCGGAAGACGCTGTACGCGATGCAGAAGCCAAAGTGCAGAAATTAACAGATGCTTACATTGTAAAGATTGATGAGCTGCTTAGCAAGAAAGAGGCAGAGATCATGACAATATAA